In the Grimontia kaedaensis genome, one interval contains:
- a CDS encoding pyridoxal-phosphate-dependent aminotransferase family protein has translation MRISAPIVESLDNILPEEPLLMMGAGPVPIPAKVAAANGIVINHLGETMSRIIDQVKSMSRYVFQTESSHILGVAGPGSAAMEMAVANLVAPGDKVLSVSNGFFSGRLAEMSERVGGEVTRYTIAERQAANPEEIAKAVAEIQPKVLTIVQGETSNTVCNGALPEICSAAKEAGCLVIVDAVCTLSTMPLNMDEWGVDAVITGGQKGLSCIPGVSLVAFSELAWDKITKREDTLRHWCLDAKLADKFWYQSSYHYTAPVSGIMAIHEALRLICDETLEKRFDRHLKCSLALQAGIQGLGLSLYADKASRLNSVVGINVPEGLNQKEILAAISRDFKVEISGSFGLNIVRIGQMGEQCRVHNIFRTIHALGSTIQRLGGEANLPLGVAMLEKTLQEYQPQFG, from the coding sequence GTGCGCATATCTGCCCCCATCGTCGAATCACTGGATAACATCCTTCCCGAAGAACCTTTGTTGATGATGGGCGCTGGCCCTGTGCCAATTCCTGCCAAAGTCGCCGCCGCCAACGGTATTGTGATTAACCACCTTGGTGAGACCATGTCACGTATCATCGACCAGGTTAAATCCATGTCACGCTATGTATTCCAGACCGAGTCTTCACACATTCTTGGTGTTGCAGGTCCAGGGTCTGCGGCGATGGAAATGGCGGTCGCTAATCTGGTTGCGCCAGGTGACAAGGTGCTGTCTGTCAGCAATGGCTTTTTCAGCGGCCGTTTGGCGGAAATGTCTGAACGTGTTGGTGGAGAAGTCACCCGCTATACCATCGCTGAAAGGCAAGCAGCGAACCCTGAGGAGATCGCCAAAGCGGTTGCCGAAATACAGCCCAAAGTACTTACTATCGTTCAGGGTGAAACCTCCAATACGGTTTGTAATGGAGCGCTGCCGGAAATCTGTAGTGCAGCGAAAGAGGCAGGATGTCTGGTGATTGTTGACGCTGTCTGTACCCTCAGCACCATGCCCCTCAACATGGATGAATGGGGAGTGGATGCCGTAATCACAGGTGGCCAGAAAGGCTTGAGCTGCATTCCCGGCGTTTCACTGGTGGCCTTCTCTGAGCTAGCCTGGGACAAAATTACCAAACGGGAAGATACGCTTCGTCACTGGTGTCTTGATGCAAAGCTGGCGGACAAATTCTGGTATCAAAGCTCCTACCATTACACCGCGCCGGTTTCAGGCATTATGGCCATTCATGAAGCACTGCGACTGATTTGCGATGAAACCTTAGAAAAGCGCTTTGACCGCCACCTCAAATGCTCCCTTGCCCTTCAGGCTGGTATTCAAGGTCTCGGGCTTTCCCTTTATGCCGACAAAGCCTCGCGACTGAACTCTGTCGTAGGTATCAATGTGCCGGAGGGGTTGAACCAGAAAGAGATTCTGGCGGCGATTTCACGAGATTTCAAAGTGGAGATATCAGGGTCATTTGGTCTGAACATTGTTCGAATCGGACAAATGGGCGAGCAATGCCGCGTGCACAACATCTTCCGTACTATCCACGCTTTAGGTTCGACTATCCAAAGACTCGGTGGCGAAGCAAACTTACCGTTAGGTGTGGCAATGTTGGAAAAAACGTTGCAGGAGTACCAGCCACAGTTTGGCTGA